A single genomic interval of Plantibacter sp. Leaf314 harbors:
- a CDS encoding carboxymuconolactone decarboxylase family protein yields MSADVWLDKESPEVYQALVETGRAAGRAALAAGIDKRLIELVRIRASQINGCAYCLRIHVADAIALGETTERLAILSAWRDTTYFSPVEQAALAITEDVTLIADVQHRRRLPDDDLSTLTNGQIAAVRWLAIVINAFNRVSITSHHPVHPDAAH; encoded by the coding sequence ATGAGCGCCGACGTCTGGCTCGACAAGGAATCACCCGAGGTCTACCAGGCGCTCGTCGAGACCGGTCGTGCAGCGGGCCGCGCCGCGCTCGCCGCCGGCATCGACAAGCGCCTCATCGAGCTCGTCCGGATCCGCGCCTCCCAGATCAACGGGTGCGCCTACTGCCTGCGCATCCACGTGGCCGACGCGATCGCGCTCGGCGAGACCACCGAACGCCTGGCGATCCTGTCCGCCTGGCGGGACACCACCTACTTCAGCCCGGTCGAACAGGCGGCGCTCGCGATCACCGAGGACGTCACCCTCATCGCGGACGTGCAACACCGCCGGCGACTGCCGGACGACGACCTGTCGACGCTCACGAACGGTCAGATCGCCGCGGTCCGATGGTTGGCGATCGTCATCAACGCCTTCAACCGCGTCTCGATCACGAGCCACCACCCGGTGCACCCGGACGCGGCGCACTGA
- a CDS encoding amidohydrolase: MTDAALTLLNARPYGQDPVDLVIRDGRIAGIGPAGTLETAGEVVDVAGRSIGPGLWDAHVHLTQWVIQRRRIDLTETASAADVLAAVRRAVDTGAPLTDGFLMGYGFRDGLWAQPATLAALEATESDLPVILVSGDLHCAWMNTRAAHRLGLELDASGVVAEAPWIDALQRIDQHSGLAVHAYRDAAEDAARRGVVGVVEFENTDNLGEWSERIAGGATSLRIEAAAWPDRLESVIAAGLRTGDPIDPAGLLTMGRLKVVVDGSLNTRTAWCWDPYPGADPSSPHACGVESVSIDELRRLLERARGAGIEAAVHAIGDRANTEVLDTFEALGMRGVVEHAQLVREEDFARFAELGLIASVQPEHAMDDRDVADRHWSGRTGRAFAFGSLHRAGVGLRLGSDAPVSPLDPWQAIAAATTRSRDGRDAWHPEQRLPMDVALTASVRTSIAVGQPADLVITDLDPLSTDPERLRSMPVSATLLGGRFTWRAI; encoded by the coding sequence GTGACGGACGCGGCGCTGACGCTGCTGAACGCGCGGCCGTACGGCCAGGATCCCGTCGACCTCGTGATCCGCGACGGTCGCATCGCCGGAATCGGCCCGGCAGGGACCCTCGAGACCGCCGGGGAGGTCGTCGACGTCGCCGGCCGCAGCATCGGGCCGGGCCTGTGGGACGCCCACGTCCACCTGACCCAGTGGGTGATCCAGCGGCGTCGGATCGACCTGACGGAGACCGCGAGCGCCGCCGACGTCCTGGCAGCCGTCCGTCGCGCGGTCGACACCGGTGCACCGCTCACCGACGGATTCCTCATGGGGTACGGCTTCCGAGACGGCCTGTGGGCGCAGCCGGCGACGCTCGCCGCGTTGGAGGCCACCGAGTCGGACCTCCCCGTGATCCTCGTCAGCGGTGACCTGCACTGCGCGTGGATGAACACCCGGGCCGCGCACCGGCTCGGCCTGGAGCTCGACGCGAGCGGTGTCGTCGCCGAAGCACCGTGGATCGACGCACTGCAACGGATCGACCAGCACTCGGGGCTCGCCGTCCACGCCTATCGCGACGCCGCCGAGGACGCAGCGCGACGCGGTGTCGTCGGCGTCGTCGAATTCGAGAACACCGACAACCTCGGTGAGTGGTCCGAGCGCATCGCCGGCGGGGCGACGAGCCTGCGGATCGAGGCCGCCGCCTGGCCGGACCGCCTCGAATCCGTCATCGCGGCCGGTCTCCGTACCGGGGACCCGATCGACCCGGCTGGCCTCCTCACCATGGGCCGCCTGAAGGTCGTCGTCGACGGTTCCCTCAACACGCGGACCGCCTGGTGCTGGGACCCGTACCCGGGTGCCGATCCGTCGAGCCCGCACGCCTGCGGCGTCGAGAGCGTCTCGATCGACGAGCTGCGCCGGCTGTTGGAGCGTGCGAGGGGCGCCGGGATCGAGGCTGCCGTGCACGCCATCGGCGACCGTGCCAACACCGAGGTCCTCGACACCTTCGAAGCGCTGGGGATGCGCGGGGTCGTCGAACACGCGCAGCTCGTGCGCGAGGAGGACTTCGCCCGGTTCGCCGAGCTCGGACTCATCGCGAGCGTGCAACCCGAGCACGCGATGGACGACCGCGACGTCGCCGATCGCCACTGGAGCGGCCGCACGGGTCGCGCCTTCGCCTTCGGATCGCTGCACCGTGCCGGGGTCGGGCTCCGGCTCGGATCCGACGCCCCGGTCTCGCCGCTGGACCCGTGGCAGGCGATCGCCGCCGCGACGACCAGGAGTCGCGACGGCCGCGACGCCTGGCACCCCGAACAACGGCTCCCGATGGACGTCGCCCTCACGGCGAGCGTGCGGACGTCGATCGCGGTCGGACAACCCGCCGACCTCGTCATCACCGACCTCGACCCGCTCAGCACCGACCCCGAGCGGTTGCGGTCGATGCCGGTGTCCGCGACCCTGCTCGGCGGCCGCTTCACGTGGAGGGCCATCTGA
- a CDS encoding CGNR zinc finger domain-containing protein yields MHLNPYGSYAVLLAASLANAWPDDRDGIVDRTREHGMTMPFTEAVDDHRRVRAVVDEWLTVVDATDDQARAAALNRQMASAAAFPRLTDHDGEGWHLHYRDEHQTLPAVLAAVISVGTALHLTTRGMQRLSRCAAGSEPGDTCRNVVVDVTRNGRQRYCSVRCANRSGVRRHRARGGGSAR; encoded by the coding sequence ATGCATCTCAACCCTTACGGATCGTACGCGGTCCTGCTCGCCGCGTCACTCGCGAACGCCTGGCCCGACGACCGGGACGGCATCGTCGATCGCACCCGCGAGCACGGGATGACGATGCCGTTCACCGAAGCGGTCGACGACCATCGGCGGGTGCGCGCCGTCGTCGACGAGTGGCTGACGGTCGTGGACGCGACGGACGACCAGGCCAGGGCGGCGGCGCTCAACCGGCAGATGGCCTCAGCGGCCGCGTTCCCGCGGCTGACCGACCATGATGGTGAAGGCTGGCATCTCCACTACCGTGACGAGCATCAGACCCTGCCGGCGGTGCTCGCCGCCGTGATCAGCGTCGGGACGGCCCTGCACCTCACCACCCGGGGCATGCAGCGTCTCAGCCGCTGTGCCGCCGGGTCGGAACCGGGCGACACCTGTCGGAACGTCGTCGTCGACGTCACCCGCAACGGTCGGCAGCGGTACTGCTCGGTGCGGTGCGCCAACCGCTCGGGTGTGCGTCGGCACCGGGCGCGCGGAGGAGGCTCAGCCCGCTGA
- a CDS encoding ABC transporter ATP-binding protein, whose amino-acid sequence MTTDHQLLVERLTLGYGDRTVIEHLDLVVPPGKVTAIVGANACGKSTLLRSMSRLLAPRGGRVVLDGKEVHRTPAKQLARTLGLLPQSPIAPEGITVADLVGRGRHPHQGILSRWSTEDDVAVAAALDATETSELADRHVDELSGGQRQRVWIAMALAQQTDLLLLDEPTTFLDVSHQVEVLDLLTDLNRSRGTTIVMVLHDLNLAARYADHLIALAGGRLHAAGTPHEVLTEATVRAVFGLQNQVITDPTSGKPLMLPIGRHHVTVGPGADADRV is encoded by the coding sequence GTGACCACCGATCATCAGCTCCTCGTCGAGCGACTCACCCTCGGATACGGCGATCGCACCGTCATCGAGCACCTGGACCTCGTCGTCCCACCGGGCAAGGTGACGGCGATCGTCGGCGCCAACGCCTGTGGGAAGTCCACCCTGCTCCGGTCGATGTCGCGTCTGCTCGCCCCGCGCGGTGGACGGGTCGTCCTCGACGGCAAGGAGGTCCACCGGACGCCGGCCAAGCAGCTCGCACGCACGCTCGGCCTCCTCCCGCAGTCGCCGATCGCGCCGGAGGGCATCACCGTCGCCGACCTCGTCGGTCGTGGCAGGCACCCGCACCAGGGCATCCTCTCGCGGTGGAGCACGGAGGACGACGTCGCCGTCGCCGCGGCGCTCGACGCCACCGAGACGAGCGAGCTCGCCGACCGGCATGTGGACGAACTGTCCGGCGGGCAACGCCAGCGGGTGTGGATCGCGATGGCACTCGCCCAGCAGACGGACCTGCTCCTCCTCGACGAACCGACCACCTTCCTCGACGTCAGCCATCAGGTCGAGGTGCTCGACCTCCTCACCGACCTCAACCGCTCCCGCGGCACCACGATCGTGATGGTGCTCCACGACCTCAACCTCGCCGCACGGTACGCCGACCACCTCATCGCCCTCGCCGGCGGGCGACTCCACGCGGCCGGCACGCCACATGAGGTGCTGACGGAAGCGACCGTCCGCGCCGTGTTCGGTCTCCAGAACCAGGTGATCACCGACCCCACCTCCGGGAAACCGCTCATGCTGCCCATCGGCCGACACCACGTCACCGTCGGGCCTGGTGCCGACGCCGACCGCGTCTAG
- a CDS encoding amidohydrolase — MRGSQLFSNARVFTGTDETGFASAFRIVDGRFDWVGDAADVAGEPAVDLGGRTVLPGLIDSHTHPALMAATAVAAECFPPSVVSITGLVDRLREHAATLTSASAWVLGRGFDDTKFPEGRMPTAADLDAVSTERPVLVWRCDAHSAVCNSAALRLAGITATTPDPPGARFERGPAGEPNGVLTEIAAVEAVSRFIPVPEREEQRASLVAIGEELASRGIVAVCDLLSNRLHDPLDAFRSAADQGLRTRVALYPGWDPSAPLAELTEDDREGRIRIGGVKVVLDGAYSNRTAWVAEPYPESCDHGLRLVDDEDVLAAGAWARRNGVQLAVHAMGDRALDRVASLFEHEEPWLDGIPSVRIEHATIISEPYAERLRSARMTFGIATHTVFFFAEYDGYELALRAEQVPDAYPIARLYRTIEPLALSSDRPATAWSGADDVMLSVEAAVRRQAYNGADFVPAEAISVAQALLLYTGRAALLSPLEGVGRIAPGYDGSFAVLDRDVFSVPTDEIAAVRVAETWIDGEQVYRRPPEDEEDRT; from the coding sequence ATGCGCGGGTCGCAGCTGTTCAGCAACGCGCGGGTCTTCACCGGCACCGACGAGACGGGGTTCGCCTCGGCGTTCCGCATCGTCGACGGACGCTTCGACTGGGTGGGCGATGCGGCGGACGTCGCGGGCGAGCCCGCCGTCGACCTCGGCGGGCGGACGGTGCTGCCCGGCCTCATCGACAGCCACACCCATCCGGCGCTCATGGCCGCCACCGCCGTGGCAGCCGAGTGCTTCCCGCCGTCCGTGGTGTCGATCACCGGCCTCGTCGACCGCCTCCGCGAGCACGCGGCGACCCTGACCTCAGCGAGCGCCTGGGTCCTCGGTCGCGGCTTCGACGACACGAAGTTCCCCGAGGGACGCATGCCGACGGCGGCGGACCTCGACGCCGTGTCCACCGAGCGGCCCGTCCTCGTCTGGCGTTGCGACGCCCACTCCGCCGTTTGCAACAGCGCGGCGCTCAGACTCGCGGGCATCACCGCCACGACACCCGACCCGCCCGGCGCGCGCTTCGAACGTGGACCGGCCGGCGAACCGAACGGCGTCCTCACCGAGATCGCCGCGGTCGAGGCCGTCTCGCGGTTCATCCCGGTCCCGGAGCGCGAGGAACAGCGCGCATCGTTGGTGGCGATCGGCGAGGAACTGGCGTCCCGCGGGATCGTGGCGGTGTGCGACCTGCTGTCGAACCGTCTGCACGACCCCCTCGATGCCTTCCGGAGCGCCGCCGATCAGGGCCTGCGCACCCGGGTCGCCCTCTACCCGGGGTGGGATCCGTCCGCGCCGCTCGCCGAGCTGACCGAGGACGACCGCGAGGGTCGGATCCGCATCGGCGGGGTCAAGGTCGTCCTCGACGGGGCCTACTCGAACCGCACGGCCTGGGTCGCCGAACCATACCCGGAATCCTGCGACCACGGACTCCGCCTCGTCGACGACGAGGACGTCCTCGCCGCAGGCGCCTGGGCTCGCCGCAACGGCGTCCAGCTCGCCGTGCACGCCATGGGCGACCGCGCGCTCGACCGCGTCGCGAGCCTCTTCGAACACGAGGAACCCTGGCTCGACGGGATCCCGTCGGTCCGGATCGAGCACGCCACCATCATCAGCGAGCCCTACGCCGAACGACTCCGGTCCGCTCGGATGACGTTCGGGATCGCCACCCACACCGTCTTCTTCTTCGCCGAGTACGACGGGTACGAGCTGGCCCTGCGCGCCGAACAGGTGCCGGACGCCTACCCGATCGCGCGGCTGTACCGCACGATCGAACCGCTCGCGCTGTCTTCGGACCGTCCCGCGACCGCGTGGAGTGGCGCGGACGACGTCATGCTGAGCGTGGAGGCCGCGGTCCGACGCCAGGCCTACAACGGCGCCGACTTCGTCCCGGCCGAGGCGATCAGTGTCGCCCAAGCACTGCTGCTGTACACCGGACGGGCCGCGCTGCTCTCGCCCCTCGAGGGCGTCGGCCGGATCGCTCCCGGATACGACGGCAGCTTCGCCGTCCTCGACCGTGACGTCTTCAGCGTGCCCACGGACGAGATCGCCGCCGTGCGGGTCGCCGAGACGTGGATCGACGGTGAGCAGGTGTACCGGCGTCCGCCGGAGGACGAGGAGGACCGGACATGA
- a CDS encoding M20 family metallopeptidase, translating to MTTFQEDATTLLEELVAVRRELHQAVEVGLDLPATQLIILRELADLGLEITTGDGISSVVAVLRGDLPGPTVLLRADMDGLPVTEATGLPFAATSGAMHACGHDLHMAGLLGAVRLLVARRDRLAGTVVFMFQPGEEGQAGARVMLEAGLLDVAGERPVAAYALHVDPSTRRGDLVTREGAMMASANALRVTVRGTGGHAAFPHLAVDPVPVAAHLILAVQTFAARRLPATDQAVISITRLGSDSEASNVLASAVSLEANIRTLSKATLTTVREQLPELLRAIADAHGCTLESTFIESYPVTVNDPAETRFVLGTLDALVGPDRVVRQEAPSMASEDFAYVLDEVPGTLVFVGAAPEGGSPALHSERAVFDDSVLGLQATVLAELAWERLQLR from the coding sequence ATGACGACGTTCCAGGAGGATGCGACCACACTGCTCGAGGAGCTCGTGGCCGTCCGGCGCGAACTGCATCAGGCCGTCGAGGTCGGGCTGGACCTGCCGGCGACCCAGCTGATCATCCTGCGCGAGCTGGCCGACCTCGGGCTCGAGATCACGACCGGGGACGGCATCTCCTCCGTGGTCGCGGTCCTGCGCGGCGACCTCCCCGGGCCGACCGTCCTCCTCCGAGCCGACATGGACGGGCTGCCCGTCACCGAGGCGACCGGGCTCCCGTTCGCCGCGACGTCGGGGGCGATGCACGCCTGCGGTCACGATCTGCACATGGCCGGCCTCCTCGGTGCGGTCCGCCTCCTCGTGGCCCGTCGCGACCGGCTCGCCGGCACCGTGGTGTTCATGTTCCAGCCCGGTGAGGAGGGGCAGGCTGGCGCCAGGGTCATGCTCGAGGCGGGACTCCTCGACGTCGCGGGGGAGCGACCCGTCGCCGCCTACGCGCTCCACGTCGACCCCAGCACCCGCCGCGGCGACCTCGTCACCCGGGAGGGCGCGATGATGGCGAGCGCCAACGCGCTGCGCGTCACCGTCCGTGGGACGGGCGGTCACGCGGCGTTCCCGCATCTCGCCGTCGACCCGGTGCCGGTGGCCGCGCACCTCATCCTGGCCGTGCAGACCTTCGCGGCGCGTCGGTTGCCGGCCACCGATCAGGCCGTGATCTCCATCACCCGCCTCGGCAGCGACTCGGAGGCGAGCAACGTCCTGGCGTCGGCGGTCAGCCTCGAGGCGAACATCCGCACGCTGTCGAAGGCCACGCTCACGACGGTGCGCGAGCAGCTGCCTGAGCTGCTGCGGGCCATCGCGGACGCGCACGGCTGCACCCTGGAGTCGACGTTCATCGAGTCCTACCCGGTCACCGTCAACGACCCCGCCGAGACACGGTTCGTGCTCGGCACCCTCGACGCGCTCGTCGGACCCGACCGGGTCGTCCGGCAGGAGGCCCCGTCGATGGCGTCCGAGGACTTCGCCTACGTGCTCGACGAGGTCCCGGGAACGCTCGTCTTCGTCGGTGCGGCACCCGAGGGTGGGTCTCCAGCGCTCCATTCGGAACGGGCCGTCTTCGACGACAGCGTCCTGGGCCTCCAGGCCACGGTCCTCGCCGAGCTCGCGTGGGAGCGGCTCCAGCTGCGCTGA
- a CDS encoding hydroxymethylglutaryl-CoA lyase — MSGLPRPQVEPVDGLPTRVRVYEVAPRDGLQAETDILPTAVKAELCRRLYEAGSRDLEVTSFVPATWIPQFADAERLVAELEVPSGARAVALVPNLRGLHRALDAGIRAVSVVVSASESFARANLNTSREGAIERAEEVVAAATAADVPVRGYVSMAFGDPWEGAVDPATVVDAVVRLHRAGCSTVAISDTIGVGTPGLTTRMVRDVLDAGIPVDAVALHLHDTYGQGLANVYAALSLGVAEFDSSVGGLGRCPYAKGATGNLATEDLVWMLHGLGIETGLDLDALAATTAWLSRVRGVGAPSSVATAFAAAASSVDTPNATGGSR, encoded by the coding sequence ATGAGCGGGCTCCCGCGGCCACAGGTGGAGCCGGTCGACGGGCTGCCGACGCGTGTGCGCGTGTACGAGGTGGCGCCGCGTGACGGGTTGCAGGCCGAGACGGACATCCTGCCCACCGCGGTGAAGGCGGAGCTGTGTCGGCGCCTGTACGAGGCGGGGTCGCGCGATCTCGAGGTGACGAGTTTCGTGCCGGCCACCTGGATCCCGCAGTTCGCGGATGCGGAACGACTCGTCGCGGAGCTCGAGGTGCCGTCGGGGGCCCGTGCCGTCGCCCTCGTGCCGAACCTGCGAGGCCTGCATCGTGCGTTGGACGCGGGCATCCGTGCGGTGTCGGTGGTCGTCAGCGCCTCGGAGTCCTTCGCGCGGGCGAACCTCAACACCTCGCGCGAGGGCGCCATCGAACGGGCCGAGGAGGTCGTGGCGGCGGCGACTGCCGCCGACGTCCCGGTCCGCGGCTACGTGTCGATGGCGTTCGGCGATCCGTGGGAGGGTGCCGTGGATCCGGCGACGGTCGTCGACGCGGTCGTGCGTCTGCACCGTGCCGGATGTTCGACGGTCGCGATCAGCGACACGATCGGTGTGGGGACCCCGGGGCTCACGACGCGGATGGTCCGGGACGTGCTCGACGCGGGGATCCCCGTGGATGCGGTCGCGCTGCACCTGCACGACACCTACGGTCAGGGGCTCGCGAACGTGTATGCGGCGCTCTCGCTCGGGGTCGCGGAGTTCGACTCGTCCGTCGGAGGCCTGGGTCGGTGCCCGTACGCGAAGGGTGCCACCGGTAACCTCGCCACGGAGGACCTCGTGTGGATGCTCCACGGTCTCGGCATCGAGACCGGTCTCGACCTCGACGCCCTCGCCGCGACGACCGCCTGGCTGTCGCGCGTCCGGGGCGTCGGAGCCCCGTCGAGCGTGGCGACGGCCTTCGCGGCCGCAGCGTCATCGGTCGACACCCCGAACGCCACTGGAGGCAGCAGATGA
- a CDS encoding FMN-binding negative transcriptional regulator, which translates to MRHTDEYVLDDVEAVRALVREHPWATVVSHVPGRGLVSSHYPMLLDEDEDGIVLLSHVGRPDERLHELGQHEAMVIVSGPQGYVSPSWYDTTPAVPTWNFAVAHLYGVPELLSDEENLRVLDRLVAHFERVLPEPYLMNGTIANSEYAARIVHGTVGFRMRVTRIEAKEKMSQDKPAEVVERVIAALGEPGPYRNPALAARMGAIHGIGTGAAAATTDGGVAAS; encoded by the coding sequence ATGAGGCACACCGACGAGTACGTGCTCGACGACGTCGAGGCGGTGCGCGCCCTCGTGCGTGAACACCCCTGGGCCACGGTGGTCAGTCACGTGCCGGGTCGGGGTCTCGTCTCCTCGCACTACCCGATGCTGCTCGACGAGGACGAGGACGGGATCGTCCTCCTCAGCCACGTCGGGCGTCCGGACGAGCGGCTGCACGAGCTCGGACAGCATGAGGCGATGGTGATCGTCTCCGGCCCACAGGGGTACGTGTCGCCGAGTTGGTACGACACGACGCCGGCGGTGCCCACCTGGAACTTCGCGGTCGCCCACCTGTACGGTGTGCCCGAGCTGCTGTCCGACGAGGAGAACCTGCGGGTGCTCGACCGCCTCGTGGCCCACTTCGAGCGGGTCCTGCCCGAGCCGTACCTGATGAACGGGACGATCGCGAACAGCGAGTACGCGGCCCGGATCGTCCACGGCACCGTCGGCTTCCGCATGCGCGTGACCCGGATCGAGGCCAAGGAGAAGATGAGTCAGGACAAGCCGGCCGAGGTCGTGGAGCGCGTGATCGCGGCCCTCGGCGAGCCGGGACCGTATCGGAATCCGGCGCTGGCGGCACGGATGGGCGCGATCCACGGCATCGGCACCGGAGCCGCCGCGGCGACCACCGACGGCGGGGTGGCGGCATCGTGA
- a CDS encoding ATP-binding protein, with protein sequence MITAEDITRRAAIAEYQIVGRPPETDLESLVQLAATMCDVPKAVINIIDDRFQHQVAAVGLEPASCSREDSMCAVVFQQQSRTMVPDAREDERFASNPFVTGEVANVRFYASSPLVTPDGVPIGTLCIFDDRVRELAPEHGRALDLLARQVVDVLELLRLTHELGQSNEQLAQFAGQVSHDLRNPLMAVSGFLELATDSPEMANAPHAAKALARAESAADRMAAMITDLLDFARIGGARPRRETIDLEPLVSSVIEDLDAVIVATGATVVVDTPLPVHGDETLLRALLQNLVANAVKFSAADGVVPHVLVQAERVSAGVLVAVEDNGPGVTPEQRERVFDLMERAAGSEVAGLGIGLSTCRRIVEAHGGRIEIDESGLGGASVWFLLPDPRSAG encoded by the coding sequence GTGATCACCGCAGAGGACATCACGAGGCGTGCCGCGATCGCCGAGTACCAGATCGTCGGCCGCCCGCCCGAGACCGATCTCGAGAGCCTGGTCCAATTGGCGGCGACGATGTGCGACGTGCCGAAGGCCGTCATCAACATCATCGACGACCGCTTCCAGCACCAGGTCGCGGCGGTGGGGCTCGAGCCCGCGAGTTGCTCGCGTGAGGACTCGATGTGCGCGGTCGTGTTCCAGCAGCAGTCCCGCACGATGGTCCCCGACGCCCGCGAGGACGAGCGGTTCGCGTCGAACCCCTTCGTCACCGGCGAGGTCGCGAACGTCCGCTTCTACGCCTCGAGTCCACTCGTCACGCCGGACGGGGTGCCCATCGGGACCCTGTGCATCTTCGACGACCGGGTGCGCGAGCTCGCCCCGGAGCACGGCCGGGCGCTGGACCTGCTCGCCCGGCAGGTCGTCGACGTCCTCGAGCTGCTCCGCCTCACGCATGAGCTCGGCCAATCGAACGAGCAGCTCGCGCAGTTCGCCGGACAGGTGAGCCACGACCTGCGCAACCCGCTCATGGCGGTCTCCGGGTTCCTCGAACTCGCGACCGACAGCCCCGAGATGGCGAACGCACCGCACGCGGCGAAGGCGCTCGCCCGGGCCGAGTCCGCCGCCGACCGGATGGCGGCGATGATCACCGACCTGCTGGACTTCGCCCGGATCGGTGGCGCCCGTCCGCGGCGCGAGACGATCGACCTCGAGCCGCTCGTCTCCTCGGTGATCGAAGACCTCGATGCGGTCATCGTCGCGACTGGTGCGACCGTCGTCGTCGACACGCCGCTGCCGGTGCACGGCGACGAGACGCTGCTGCGCGCGCTGCTGCAGAACCTGGTCGCGAACGCGGTGAAGTTCAGTGCGGCGGACGGGGTCGTCCCACACGTGCTGGTGCAGGCCGAACGGGTCTCCGCCGGGGTGCTGGTCGCGGTCGAGGACAACGGTCCCGGTGTCACGCCGGAGCAGCGCGAACGCGTCTTCGATCTCATGGAGCGTGCGGCGGGGAGCGAGGTCGCCGGCCTCGGCATCGGCCTCTCGACCTGTCGGAGGATCGTCGAGGCGCACGGTGGCCGGATCGAGATCGACGAGTCCGGGCTCGGGGGAGCGAGCGTCTGGTTCCTGCTGCCGGACCCCCGTTCAGCGGGCTGA
- a CDS encoding hydroxymethylglutaryl-CoA reductase, degradative yields MPRNSRIQGLRDHTTEERLELVAEGAGVPVGALAALHPDAGLSIAQADHLVENVVGVIAIPVGVATNFTVDGEDRLVPMATEEPSVVAAASNAARIARVHGGFRTSSSGDVMIAQIQILDAVDPHAARLRVLEAREELLALANELDPILVSFGGGARDIEVRVLPTRVGTQVIVHLHVDVRDAMGANAVNTMAEAIAPRLAEIAGSRTLLRILTNKADQRITRARAVFDAELLGGPQVVADIVAASAFAEADPYRAATHNKGIMNGITAVVLATGNDTRAVEAGCHSHAARSGRYSALSQFEQDADGNLVGTIEVPLAVGLVGGATKAHPTAQAGVTLLGVETARELAAVIASVGLAQNLAACRALAAEGIQRGHMTLHARTIAASAGATVDEIGAVAARIVADRRIRVEYAREVLDELRAGTA; encoded by the coding sequence ATGCCGAGAAACAGCCGAATCCAGGGGCTGCGCGACCACACCACCGAGGAGCGACTCGAGCTCGTCGCCGAGGGTGCCGGCGTGCCGGTCGGGGCGCTCGCCGCCCTGCATCCCGACGCCGGGCTGTCGATCGCCCAAGCGGACCACCTGGTCGAGAACGTCGTCGGCGTCATCGCCATCCCGGTGGGTGTCGCCACCAACTTCACCGTCGACGGCGAGGATCGCCTCGTCCCCATGGCGACGGAGGAACCCAGCGTCGTCGCCGCGGCCTCCAACGCAGCCCGGATCGCGCGGGTGCACGGCGGGTTCCGCACCTCGTCGTCGGGTGACGTGATGATCGCGCAGATCCAGATCCTCGACGCGGTCGACCCGCACGCCGCACGACTCCGGGTCCTGGAGGCGCGCGAGGAACTGCTCGCCCTCGCGAACGAGCTGGACCCGATCCTCGTCTCCTTCGGCGGGGGTGCCAGGGACATCGAGGTCCGGGTCTTGCCGACGCGGGTGGGCACCCAGGTCATCGTCCACCTCCACGTCGACGTCCGTGACGCCATGGGCGCGAACGCCGTCAACACCATGGCGGAGGCGATCGCACCGCGTCTCGCCGAGATCGCCGGCTCGCGCACCCTCCTGCGGATCCTGACGAACAAGGCCGACCAGCGCATCACCCGCGCCAGGGCCGTGTTCGACGCCGAACTCCTCGGCGGACCACAGGTGGTCGCAGACATCGTCGCCGCGAGCGCCTTCGCCGAAGCCGACCCGTACCGGGCGGCCACGCACAACAAGGGCATCATGAACGGCATCACCGCCGTCGTCCTCGCCACCGGCAACGACACCCGCGCGGTCGAGGCGGGCTGCCACTCCCACGCCGCGCGGTCCGGCCGGTACTCGGCGCTGTCGCAGTTCGAACAGGACGCCGACGGGAACCTGGTCGGCACGATCGAGGTCCCGCTGGCCGTCGGGCTCGTCGGGGGAGCCACGAAGGCGCACCCGACCGCGCAGGCGGGCGTCACCCTCCTCGGCGTCGAGACGGCCAGGGAACTGGCGGCCGTCATCGCCTCCGTCGGCCTCGCCCAGAACCTGGCCGCCTGTCGTGCGCTCGCCGCGGAGGGTATCCAGCGCGGCCACATGACCCTGCACGCGAGGACGATCGCGGCGAGCGCCGGTGCGACGGTGGACGAGATCGGCGCGGTGGCGGCGCGGATCGTCGCCGACCGTCGGATCCGGGTCGAGTACGCGCGCGAGGTCCTCGACGAGCTCCGGGCCGGAACCGCATGA